A genomic window from Caldalkalibacillus salinus includes:
- the fabL gene encoding enoyl-[acyl-carrier-protein] reductase FabL — protein MKLTKKVALVTGGSRGIGKTIALALADRGYNIIINYLRNKKAAEETQQELAAKGVETLVVKCNVGDVSKIKQMFKAIDDRFGRLDILVNNAASGVLRPVMELEENHWDWTMNINAKSLLFAAQEAAKLMEKNGGGRIVSLSSIGSIRVLENYTTVGVSKAALEALTRYLSVELASRNIVVNAVSGGAVDTDALKHFPNREDILAEAQEKTPAGRMVEPDDLAKAAIFLLSDDAHMIRGQTLIVDGGMSLLT, from the coding sequence ATGAAGTTGACAAAAAAAGTTGCTTTAGTAACGGGTGGAAGTCGGGGGATAGGTAAAACAATTGCTTTAGCCCTAGCAGACCGTGGGTACAACATCATCATTAATTATCTCCGCAATAAAAAAGCAGCCGAAGAAACACAACAGGAATTAGCAGCTAAGGGAGTAGAGACCCTTGTTGTAAAGTGTAACGTAGGTGACGTTAGCAAAATTAAACAGATGTTTAAAGCTATCGATGATCGTTTTGGGCGCTTAGATATCTTGGTTAACAATGCAGCTTCTGGTGTATTACGCCCAGTTATGGAGCTTGAAGAAAACCACTGGGATTGGACGATGAACATTAATGCGAAATCCTTATTATTTGCAGCCCAAGAAGCGGCTAAATTAATGGAAAAAAACGGTGGGGGTCGTATCGTTAGCCTTAGTAGTATCGGTTCCATTCGCGTCCTTGAGAATTACACGACTGTGGGCGTCTCAAAAGCGGCTCTTGAAGCCCTTACACGTTACCTTAGTGTGGAATTAGCATCGAGAAATATTGTGGTCAATGCAGTCTCTGGCGGTGCTGTTGATACTGACGCATTAAAGCATTTTCCAAATAGGGAAGACATCCTGGCAGAAGCGCAGGAGAAAACACCTGCGGGACGAATGGTTGAACCAGATGATTTAGCTAAAGCGGCCATCTTTTTACTGTCGGATGACGCTCATATGATTAGGGGACAGACCCTCATTGTTGATGGCGGTATGTCGTTACTCACTTAA
- a CDS encoding gamma-type small acid-soluble spore protein → MAQQRNQNQTQSGTNIQKVRQQNQQSAQGQAQNTEFASETNAAQVRQQNQQSAASQGAQARPASQVNPAQNAEFASETNAAQVRQQNQQSAARKGQRQQ, encoded by the coding sequence GTGGCACAACAAAGAAACCAAAACCAAACTCAATCTGGTACTAACATCCAAAAAGTAAGACAACAAAACCAACAGTCTGCACAAGGTCAAGCTCAAAACACTGAGTTTGCAAGTGAGACTAACGCTGCACAAGTGAGACAACAAAACCAACAGTCTGCAGCAAGCCAAGGAGCTCAAGCGCGTCCAGCTAGCCAAGTAAACCCAGCTCAAAACGCTGAGTTTGCAAGCGAAACTAACGCTGCACAAGTGAGACAACAAAACCAACAATCTGCAGCTAGAAAAGGCCAACGCCAACAGTAA
- a CDS encoding AzlD domain-containing protein: MIWVIFGMFIVTYIPRMLPMVLTKDIAFPPLLERWLQYIPYAALGALIFPGVLEVDTEHKWIGLIGAVVAFGCAWMWKSIFVPLFTAVLTVFLLQTFIV, translated from the coding sequence ATGATATGGGTGATTTTTGGGATGTTTATAGTGACGTACATTCCACGTATGTTACCTATGGTTTTAACAAAGGATATTGCGTTTCCTCCATTATTAGAAAGATGGCTGCAATACATTCCATACGCAGCGTTAGGCGCTCTTATTTTTCCAGGTGTTCTAGAAGTGGATACCGAACATAAATGGATTGGATTGATTGGCGCTGTGGTAGCCTTTGGCTGTGCTTGGATGTGGAAAAGCATCTTTGTTCCATTATTCACTGCTGTTTTAACTGTCTTCCTTTTACAAACGTTTATTGTTTAA